The DNA window AAACCTTTCGAGATAATCTCTTGAACACCACCATAACCCCACCTCCACCCGTTGCCTTCACCACAACCTTCCCATTCCCAGCCGCCTCTTCAACTGGTGGCGCCACTGCCGGTAACTGAATCTTCGTGGGTATATTCTTGTCCTTGTTTTTGACATCTTGGGAGGTTCTTAGCTTGCATTTAGTAATGGCGAATGGCAGAGTCCTGTTGCCGTACAGGGTTTTAGTTCGGGGCTTGAAGGTGAAGGAGTACTGGAGAAGAGACGATTGGAAGAAATGAGTCTTGTGGGTGGGGTTGAGAGTCTCCATTGATGGAGATTATTGAAATTCTGGTAGATAAGAGAGCATCTCTAAACAACCCATTTGGCTTAGTTTATCCCAAAAGGCAAAAAGGAAAGGAAGATATTTTTCCTCCACACCACACAGCTTCATTGATTTTGTTCTAAACACACAAGAACCTATGAACCTGCCACGTCAGTAAAGACACGTTAGATGATTAGCAGCGTCATCCCACTATTTTTTGTCACAGTTATCTCAAATactgaaataaaaacaaatgatCAATGTGAAATCGTGGGTTTCACATATTTCATGTGATTTATGAAATCGCATGCGTTTATCTTAACATTTAAGATAATTGAGAGAAAAAACATTGAGATCCGTAAAATTATTGGTCTCCATAATTGTTAAGGTTTTCCAAAAAAAACCATGTCAAATCGAACAAACTAGTTATTGTAATGCATACTGTAATGTATATTTTCTGGGTCGCATGTGCAAACCAGCAAATAGAAATCCATCTTCCTTATCTCCTTTCTTGCAATCCAAAATAACGACCACACAAAGCCCATCTCTTCCAATTAGTTAGTTTAGTTACCTTTCCctccaaaaaccctaaaccagaAGAGCAAGCCAAAGATGATCCATTGTCTCTCCCTCTCCGGTCTCTCCTCCTCCTATCTTGCCAAAACCCCTAACCCCAACTCAATCTCCGCCTCTCCAAACCCTCCACTCTTCATCAAATTCCGAACATCGTACCACCAAAACCTCCGGTACCTGAAGCACATTGGCGTAATCGATTCCAAAACAAAGTCCAACAAACTCCCACTCCCTGATACCGTCGACCAAATCCTCGTCAGCGTCGAGTTTCTGAAATCGAAAGGCTTCTCCGACGCTGACTTCGCAAGGTTAGCCTTTCTCTGCCCCCAGCTCTTCTCCTCCGACTTCGATCCAACTGACATTGCACCTGTTTTCGATTTCTTGACCACCGAATTACAAGCTTCAGTTGAAGAATCTTGTGGTTTGGTTGTGAAGTGCCCGCAGATTCTGTTCTCAGATGTCGAATTCTGTCTCCGGCCGACGCTTAATTATCTGAAGCAATTAGGGCTGGAGAAGTTGAATGTCCCCAGTACTTTAAACGCACATCTTCTCAACACAAGAGTGGAGAAACTGCGAGCCAAGATTAAGTTCCTGAAGAGTCTAGGGTTTTCATATGAAGAGGCTAAACGGGTTTGTGCAAGATTGCCGGCTATATTTGGTTACAGCATTGAAAATAACTTGAGACCCAAGTTTCATTACTTGGTAGAAGAAATGGAAAGGAGTGTGGAGGAATTGAAGGAGTTTCCACAGTACTTTGCCTTCAGCCTGGACAAGAGGATAGCACCAAGACACATGCACTTGAGACAGAGGAATGTTAAGGTCCAGTTGCACAAAATGCTGTTGCTCAGTGACACAAGTTTTTACAAGAAGTGGAACAAGACTTTGGTATGCAAACCTATTTCttttactttattattattttgttccaTTTGGGCATCCTAATTGATAATTCTCTAATCCAACATGTCCATCGGACAGTTGTGTTAGCTCTAAATTTAGACGGCCAACCCAACTCGTTTCACGTTGGCCATAGTAAATTTTTTGCACAATAGAAATCGATTATGCAAAATGTGATAGCTTCACTCAATTCTTTGAAACTATAATTTAATACACGATTAGCCAACATATCTTGAAACAGAGCTACTACATTACTTCAATACAATTATCCAACTCTGTTTGCAGGCTGAGGGGCCAGATGCTGATGAACCAGCTCAGAGTCAAAGACAAGGAAATCAAATGAGGCGCAGGCAAGTTGGCCTGGGGAATTAACTATactgttcttttcttttacaaAGTACTTTGATCAAGTCATAGAATTGAGATTCTTACGAATGTCGGGTAAGCAATCGGGTAAACCCTAATTAAGGGTCCTGGATAATATTTTCCATTATAAATAAACCCTTTCCCCCTACCTCCAATCAAATTTGAGCTCAAAATTTTTGGAGTGTAAAATAGGAGTGGAAAGAAATCAAACACCAACGTAAATGAATAGATAAACAACAACTTTCATGTGCGATGACCCCATGTAcacacatttttgttcattgtgGGATCAATGTG is part of the Tripterygium wilfordii isolate XIE 37 chromosome 7, ASM1340144v1, whole genome shotgun sequence genome and encodes:
- the LOC120001472 gene encoding transcription termination factor MTEF1, chloroplastic; amino-acid sequence: MIHCLSLSGLSSSYLAKTPNPNSISASPNPPLFIKFRTSYHQNLRYLKHIGVIDSKTKSNKLPLPDTVDQILVSVEFLKSKGFSDADFARLAFLCPQLFSSDFDPTDIAPVFDFLTTELQASVEESCGLVVKCPQILFSDVEFCLRPTLNYLKQLGLEKLNVPSTLNAHLLNTRVEKLRAKIKFLKSLGFSYEEAKRVCARLPAIFGYSIENNLRPKFHYLVEEMERSVEELKEFPQYFAFSLDKRIAPRHMHLRQRNVKVQLHKMLLLSDTSFYKKWNKTLAEGPDADEPAQSQRQGNQMRRRQVGLGN